CAGCGGGTCGGAGGCTTCCGGCACGGCCGGCGCCGAGGCGGAGACCGGGGATTCGGAGCCCCCCGAGGAGTTGCTCGTGACAGGTACGCGCTTCGGGGGCCGCACCAGCATGGATTCCGCGGTTCCTATCGACTCATTCAAGGTCGAGACGCTGCAGCAGCAGGGCAACGGGGATATGACGGAGATCCTGAAGAACATCGTGCCTTCTTTTGCCGCCACGTCCTACACCGGAGACGGCAGCGCCTTCATTCGTTCGAGCTCCCTGCGTGGCTTGCCGCCCGACGAAACGCTGGTGTTGGTTAACCGCAAACGCCGACATCGTTCCGCGCTGGTGGCCCTTGGCGGCGCCGCCATGAACCAGGGCGCTCAGGCCGTCGACGTCGGCATGATCCCGACCATTGCCCTTAGGAACATGGAAGTGTTGCGTGACGGTGCGGCGGCGCAGTACGGCTCGGACGCCATTGCCGGCGTGATCAACTACATCCTCAAGGACAATGCACAGGGCGGTGAGGTGCAGGCCCGAGTCGGGCAATGGTACGGCGGCGAGCACGAGTTTCAGATCGCTGGCAACCTGGGCCTGCCCCTGGGCCCGGAGGGCTTTCTCAGCCTCAGCGCCGAGTACACGGATTCCCAAGAACTGTCCCGAGGTGGCCAGCACGAAAAGGCGCGAGCATTGACGGACATGGGAGTGCAAGACGTGCCCGATCCCGCCCAGGTGTGGGGCCGTCCCCAAAGCCGGGGCCTGCGCTTGTTCTGGAACGGCGGGCTGCCGGTCACCGAAGACGTCAGGCCCTATTTCTTCGGCAGTTTTGCTCGCACCTACGGCAACTACGGCTTTTTCTACCGCGAGCCCAACAAGTCCGGCGTGAGCACCCCGTTGCCGCTCGATCCGATGGATCCCTCGAAAGGCAATTTCAGCTGGTCGGACCAAGGCCAGTGGCCCGTCGGCTTCACGCCGCGCCTTGAGGGCTTCATCACCGACTTCAGCCAGGTTGCCGGTGTGGGCGGTGCCTTCCCGTTCGGTGTTCAGTACGATCTCAGCGGCGCCTTCGGCATGAACCGGATCAGCTACACGCTGAACGACAGCATCAATCCGTCCTGGGGCCCCGAGTCACCCACGGTGTTCAAGCCGGGGGACTTACAACAAAGGGATCTCAATTTCAATGCCGACTTTTCCTATGGCATCACGGAGGGCCTCAATCTCGCCTGGGGCGCAGAATGGCGCAGCGAGGAGTTCACCATGTACCAGGGTGACGATGCCTCCTGGCAAGCCGGAAGGTGGAGCGGCGTGAGCAGTCTCCGCGACCCGACGGCGATGATCGACCCGATGACCATGATGAGCATGCCGTACACGGAACCGCTCATCGGAGCCAACGGCTACCAGGGCACATCCCCAGACATGGCGGGCGCATGGACTCGCACCAATTGGGCCTTCTATGCGGACACCGAGTGGGACGCGAATGAGGATCTGCTTCTCCAGGGTGCAGGCCGGTTCGAGAACTTCTCGAGCTTCGGCTCGACCCTGAATGGCAAGCTGGCAGCTCGCTACGCCGCCACGGACTTCTTGACGCTGCGCGGTGCCGCGTCTACGGGCTTTCGTGCTCCGACGCCGGGCCAGTCCAACCTGACAAACGTTGCAACGGTCTTCGTGCCCGGAACCATCGAGCAGCAGCTAACCGGAACCGTGCGGCCAACCGACGAGGTGGCCCGGCCGCACGGGGGCCGGCTGTTGCAGCCGGAGAAGTCGGTGAACGTGAGCTTCGGCTTCACCACCCAACCCACCGGCTCTCTACGGCTGACGGCCGACGCGTATCGCATTGCCGTCGAGGGCCGCATCGTGATGGCGGCCGACATCGATGTCTCGGCCATGGCGGCCCCTCCGGGCTCGCCGACGTATCAGAAGATCCGCTTCTACACCAATGGTCTGGATACGGTGACGACTGGCCTCGATGTGGTGCTGCTCTACGATCTTGACTGGGCAGATTTCGCCTTGGAGGGTGCCGGCGATATGAACGTCAGCCTGGCCTACAATTTCAACAGAACGAAGGTTGCCGAACAAACGAACATCGCCGTGAACGAACGGCGCAAAGCCAACATCGAGAACGCCTTGCCCAGGCACCACCTGGCTGCCACCGCAACGCAGAATCTCGGCAAATGGTCGTTGATGCTGCGTGCCAACTACTACGGCTCGCACCAAGACGAAGATCCCCAATACTCGGTCGGTGGCGAGGTGCTCTTGGATGCCCAGCTGACCTACCGCATCGACCGCCGGTTCTCGCTAATGCTCGGCGCCAACAACATGCTCAACAACTTCCCCGATGAGGTACCCACACGTATGGCGAACGGACTTCCCTGGCCCCGCCGCAGTCCGGTCGGCTATCACGGCGGTATGGTCTACTTGCGTGGCGTTGCGCGACTGTGAACATGGTGCGCCTTCGTAGCTGGGAAGGGACGCCCGGGAAACAGCCGTGACCGCCCAGGAGACGCGGAGGGCAGCAGCCACCCCAAACATGCAGGCCCGGTGGTCGGGATGTTTTGCGGGGGCGCAGCGCGCGCCGACCCGCATGCCAGTTCGCTCGCCGGGTTGGCGCGCGCGTCGAGGCCGGCGTGCGCGCGCCTAGGCTCAGCTCGTGGGCTTGACTACCGCGCGCACATCGTGCACGTCGGCCGACCCCGCAAAACGTCCCGACCACCGGGCCGACCCGGCAGCGGTACATTCCGCTCTTTGCCGTTCACTCCAAAAACACCTACAAAAGTGCTGAACTCGAGACTAGAGAATCAGCATGCTTCCTCCCGATGTAGTGAACCGGGTCTGGATCGAGGGCGTTCGGCCGGAGATCGATGGCGGCCGTTGGCCGGTCAAGGCCATTCTTGGCGATCGGTTCGCGGTCCAGGCCGACTTGGTGGCGGATGGCCACGACGCCGTGGCAGGCGTGGTGCTGTATCGGTTTGGGCAGGGCGGGAGCTGGAGCGAGACGCCCCTTGATCTCCTGGTGAACGACCGCTTCGAAGCCAGCTTCGACCTCACGGAGCTCGGCCTGTGGGAGTACACGCTCGAGGCCTGGGTCGACGACTTTGCAACTTGGCGCGCTCGCCTGCAGAAGCGGATCCAGGCAAAGCAGGAAGTAGCGCTCGAGCTGCTCGTCGGGGCAGACTTGGTAGAACAAGCGGCCGAACGCGCTTGGAGAAAACACGAGGGGGATCACGCCCTGCTCGAGCGCTTCGCCCTGGATTTGCGCGATCCCGACACCACAACGGCCAAACAGGCTGCGCTGGGCATCGGTCTCTCCGACCTGATGGCTGCCTATCCGGACCGCAGTCGTGGTACGCGCTACGACCATGTCCTGCAGGTACGCGCCGAGCGGACCAAGGCGCGATTCTCGGCCTGGTACGAGCTCTTTCCACGCTCGACCGGCAGCAACGGCAAGCACGGCTCTTTTGCGGATGTCGAGGCCGTGCTGCCCTACGTGGCCTCCATGGGCTTTGACGTCCTGTACCTGCCACCCATTCATCCCATCGGCAGGAGCTACCGCAAAGGCAGGAACAACGCTCTCGAAGCCCAGCCTGAAGACCCCGGCAGTCCATGGGCCATAGGCTCCTCCCAGGGCGGCCACAAAGCGATCCACCCGGAGCTCGGAACC
Above is a genomic segment from Pseudomonadota bacterium containing:
- a CDS encoding TonB-dependent receptor, which encodes MRNVNTLTARRMLGVAGWPFIAALGPVLVMPAFAAAQESLPQDAAAGDSESFAPVGSAGERPAPHSGSEASGTAGAEAETGDSEPPEELLVTGTRFGGRTSMDSAVPIDSFKVETLQQQGNGDMTEILKNIVPSFAATSYTGDGSAFIRSSSLRGLPPDETLVLVNRKRRHRSALVALGGAAMNQGAQAVDVGMIPTIALRNMEVLRDGAAAQYGSDAIAGVINYILKDNAQGGEVQARVGQWYGGEHEFQIAGNLGLPLGPEGFLSLSAEYTDSQELSRGGQHEKARALTDMGVQDVPDPAQVWGRPQSRGLRLFWNGGLPVTEDVRPYFFGSFARTYGNYGFFYREPNKSGVSTPLPLDPMDPSKGNFSWSDQGQWPVGFTPRLEGFITDFSQVAGVGGAFPFGVQYDLSGAFGMNRISYTLNDSINPSWGPESPTVFKPGDLQQRDLNFNADFSYGITEGLNLAWGAEWRSEEFTMYQGDDASWQAGRWSGVSSLRDPTAMIDPMTMMSMPYTEPLIGANGYQGTSPDMAGAWTRTNWAFYADTEWDANEDLLLQGAGRFENFSSFGSTLNGKLAARYAATDFLTLRGAASTGFRAPTPGQSNLTNVATVFVPGTIEQQLTGTVRPTDEVARPHGGRLLQPEKSVNVSFGFTTQPTGSLRLTADAYRIAVEGRIVMAADIDVSAMAAPPGSPTYQKIRFYTNGLDTVTTGLDVVLLYDLDWADFALEGAGDMNVSLAYNFNRTKVAEQTNIAVNERRKANIENALPRHHLAATATQNLGKWSLMLRANYYGSHQDEDPQYSVGGEVLLDAQLTYRIDRRFSLMLGANNMLNNFPDEVPTRMANGLPWPRRSPVGYHGGMVYLRGVARL